One Thiocapsa sp. genomic window carries:
- a CDS encoding TonB-dependent receptor encodes MRKASLTLLLAPLLGSLSTSSIAQPTISDEDVVVELDAIEVTAGVPVPGDPMLQAANISVLTGEDLRRRERFTLGETLDALPGVASITAGNQVGKPVIRGLSGNQIQVLSNGIGVDYQQYGERHPPNIDPFLAGRIEVVRGASSLLYGSGALGGAIDVQSPPFVFTPEGEIATSADTLFVYHSNTGQWDAGAKARASSDRISLDAGVMSRSAGNLDTPNAETAAESGNSSDPKFTGVLPFTDFDQLNGQFGLGLSTDLGEFGVRFNQWNNENNFLLPTGQGIGLWLRNDQLQLSGAMPLAADWELKPTLSWQNNLRRANTPGQPLSAGYDGTINLELDLYTARLEAIHGPLGPFDGGTLGVEYSNMIQYSRGTTVLAPGGEVGNLALFAFESKDIGAWTLQAGLRHDWHSVTGDAGKTSAPVDFVGRDSHDYSVFTGSLGAVYRLTDAVAIASNLGSGFRAPSLFELYADGVHGGVAAIQEGNPNLDPEKSANIDLGLRWQTPRLQGSATVYRNAIDDYIYLQDTGESRKGLPIFAYRQDNALLTGLELEARWQVTDQLELGGTLDLVRGTNDRTDEDLPLLPADSLRLEATYRFVERGPIREPYVTLGVLHAAAKDAAPGEPFSQFDFLPFGTASTDAYTLTSLDLGFAFRAFGNRSARVDLAVRNLFDIEYRDFLDTYKGYALSPGRDVRLSLSLPFGG; translated from the coding sequence ATGCGCAAGGCCAGTCTCACGCTTCTGCTCGCGCCGCTGTTGGGTAGTCTGTCCACCTCCTCGATCGCTCAACCGACGATCAGCGACGAAGACGTCGTGGTCGAGCTCGACGCGATCGAGGTCACAGCCGGGGTCCCGGTGCCCGGCGATCCGATGTTGCAGGCGGCCAACATCTCTGTCCTTACCGGTGAAGACTTGCGCCGTCGTGAGCGGTTTACCCTTGGCGAGACCCTGGATGCCTTGCCCGGGGTGGCCTCGATCACGGCCGGCAACCAGGTCGGCAAGCCGGTGATCCGCGGCCTCAGCGGCAATCAGATCCAGGTGTTGTCGAACGGCATCGGCGTCGACTACCAGCAGTACGGCGAGCGACATCCACCCAACATCGATCCCTTTCTCGCCGGCCGCATCGAGGTGGTGCGCGGCGCATCCAGTCTGCTCTATGGCTCGGGTGCGCTGGGCGGTGCGATCGATGTGCAGTCGCCGCCGTTCGTGTTCACGCCCGAGGGCGAAATCGCAACGAGCGCGGATACGCTCTTCGTTTACCACAGCAACACCGGGCAGTGGGACGCAGGTGCCAAGGCGCGGGCGAGCAGCGACCGAATCAGCCTGGATGCCGGGGTGATGAGCCGCTCAGCGGGCAACCTCGACACCCCGAACGCAGAGACCGCCGCCGAGTCGGGCAATTCGAGTGATCCCAAGTTTACCGGGGTGCTTCCCTTCACCGACTTCGATCAGCTCAACGGTCAGTTCGGCCTGGGCCTGTCGACGGACCTGGGCGAATTCGGTGTCCGCTTCAACCAATGGAACAACGAAAACAACTTTCTGCTGCCGACCGGCCAAGGCATCGGGCTGTGGCTGCGCAACGACCAGCTCCAGCTCAGCGGCGCCATGCCGCTCGCCGCCGACTGGGAGCTGAAGCCGACCCTGTCGTGGCAGAACAACCTGCGTCGCGCCAATACTCCCGGACAGCCTCTGAGCGCCGGCTACGACGGGACGATCAACCTCGAGCTCGACCTCTATACCGCTCGGCTCGAAGCCATTCACGGCCCGCTGGGCCCGTTCGACGGCGGCACCCTGGGGGTCGAGTACTCGAACATGATCCAATACTCCCGCGGGACAACCGTCCTCGCTCCCGGCGGCGAGGTCGGCAACCTGGCATTGTTCGCCTTCGAGAGCAAGGACATCGGCGCTTGGACGCTGCAGGCGGGGCTGCGCCACGACTGGCACTCGGTCACCGGCGATGCGGGCAAGACCAGCGCCCCGGTCGATTTCGTCGGGCGCGACTCTCACGACTACTCGGTGTTCACCGGCTCGCTCGGCGCGGTGTATCGCCTCACCGACGCTGTTGCGATCGCCTCCAATCTCGGCTCCGGTTTCCGGGCGCCGAGCCTGTTCGAGCTCTATGCCGACGGTGTGCACGGCGGAGTGGCGGCAATCCAGGAGGGTAATCCGAACCTCGACCCCGAGAAGTCCGCCAACATCGATTTGGGGTTACGCTGGCAGACACCTCGGTTGCAGGGCAGTGCGACGGTCTATCGCAATGCCATCGACGACTACATCTACCTGCAAGATACCGGCGAGTCTCGCAAAGGTCTGCCGATCTTCGCGTATCGGCAAGACAACGCCCTGCTCACCGGCCTCGAGCTGGAGGCGCGTTGGCAGGTGACCGATCAGCTCGAGCTCGGCGGCACCCTGGACCTGGTGCGAGGCACCAACGACCGCACCGACGAGGATCTGCCCTTGCTGCCCGCCGACTCGCTCCGGCTCGAGGCGACCTATCGGTTCGTCGAGCGCGGACCGATTCGCGAGCCCTACGTGACCCTCGGCGTGCTCCACGCCGCCGCCAAGGACGCGGCGCCGGGCGAGCCGTTCTCGCAGTTCGATTTTCTGCCGTTCGGCACGGCCTCGACCGACGCCTATACCTTGACCTCTCTCGACTTGGGCTTTGCCTTCCGCGCCTTCGGCAACCGCTCGGCACGGGTCGACCTCGCGGTGCGCAACCTGTTCGATATCGAGTACAGGGATTTCCTCGACACCTACAAAGGCTATGCGCTCAGTCCCGGGCGCGATGTCCGGCTCAGCTTAAGCCTACCCTTCGGTGGTTAG
- a CDS encoding peptidylprolyl isomerase, with protein sequence MTDTIQHGKYVELKYRVVDAKTGNVLTAVDFPLGYVHGVNDVLSSQVMAELEGKAVGETLSVELDCKTLFGPRDESLVVTDLVENVPEEYREVGTSILMENDRGEAKTFLVTRVDEKTLTIDGNNPLCGRDVVFELEVLTVRDPTEAEVAAGGKVEKPPMLTGVKPVPL encoded by the coding sequence ATGACAGACACTATCCAGCACGGTAAGTACGTCGAGCTCAAGTACCGCGTTGTCGATGCCAAGACCGGCAATGTGTTGACGGCTGTCGACTTCCCGTTGGGCTATGTCCACGGCGTCAACGACGTGCTGTCCTCTCAAGTCATGGCCGAGCTCGAGGGCAAAGCGGTCGGCGAGACGCTGTCGGTCGAGCTGGACTGCAAGACCCTGTTCGGCCCGCGGGATGAGTCTCTCGTCGTGACCGATCTCGTCGAGAACGTTCCAGAAGAGTACCGAGAGGTCGGTACCAGTATCCTGATGGAAAACGACCGGGGCGAGGCGAAAACCTTCCTGGTCACGAGGGTCGATGAGAAGACCTTGACGATTGACGGAAATAATCCCTTGTGTGGTCGAGACGTCGTCTTTGAGCTTGAGGTCTTGACCGTCCGAGATCCGACGGAGGCAGAGGTGGCAGCCGGCGGCAAGGTCGAAAAGCCGCCAATGCTGACGGGTGTGAAGCCCGTACCCCTTTAG
- a CDS encoding peptidylprolyl isomerase: MTEASTNTIADGKYVELTYLVRDSKTGDVLTEVVRPLNYVHGVNEILAPAITRELEGKAQGQRVDLLVDCNALYGPRDESLVMTEKVAVVPREYRQVGTRILMENTLGQMKSFLVTKIEGDKITFDGNNPLCGREVIYQVKVLLVRDATAEEKECGGNLEANPES; encoded by the coding sequence ATGACCGAAGCCAGCACAAATACCATTGCCGACGGCAAGTATGTCGAGCTCACCTATCTCGTGCGCGACAGCAAGACCGGCGATGTTCTGACCGAAGTCGTGCGCCCCCTCAACTACGTTCACGGCGTGAATGAGATATTGGCACCCGCGATCACCCGCGAGCTTGAAGGCAAGGCGCAAGGTCAACGGGTCGACCTGCTTGTCGACTGCAATGCGTTGTACGGTCCGAGAGACGAGTCACTCGTGATGACCGAGAAGGTCGCCGTCGTGCCGCGCGAGTATCGCCAGGTCGGCACCCGGATCCTGATGGAGAACACGCTCGGTCAAATGAAAAGTTTTCTGGTGACCAAGATTGAAGGAGACAAGATCACCTTCGACGGCAACAACCCCCTCTGTGGCAGGGAGGTCATCTACCAGGTGAAAGTCCTGTTGGTTCGGGATGCAACGGCGGAAGAAAAAGAGTGCGGAGGAAACCTCGAGGCAAACCCCGAGAGTTGA
- a CDS encoding adenylyl-sulfate reductase produces the protein MIASNPFAILSESLSLDPGVMQAYVVLMVLLVIGGTLLDVIHKKSARYFFEKGQSLKKIAKREVGSGEKLSIALSTVTGEVLTSSEFKNPDRRLSHLFMMYGFIFFVLTTALMIFGLPVTEGEGAGLAPLLWHLGALSICIGGYWFWFKIRVDVRSEGNEWHNVHQSDLFIVSLLLMATFALIWSLLQGASGATSVLSIIAFIVFIAAATSLFSTILWSKFAHMFFKPAAAFQKKVAVADGSRDKLPEIPDLSSAECKERYPDIPEYMGANPPNMGLGIKREAPSHY, from the coding sequence ATGATCGCAAGTAACCCTTTCGCGATTTTGTCCGAGAGCCTTTCACTTGATCCAGGTGTCATGCAAGCCTACGTCGTTCTGATGGTCCTGCTGGTCATCGGCGGCACCCTGCTCGACGTTATCCATAAAAAGAGTGCCCGATACTTTTTCGAGAAAGGACAGTCGCTGAAGAAGATCGCCAAGCGCGAAGTCGGTAGCGGAGAGAAACTCAGTATCGCCCTGAGCACGGTGACCGGCGAGGTGTTGACCTCGAGTGAGTTCAAGAATCCCGACCGTCGTCTCTCTCATCTGTTCATGATGTATGGCTTTATTTTCTTCGTCTTGACGACGGCTCTAATGATCTTTGGCCTGCCCGTCACCGAGGGCGAGGGCGCGGGTCTGGCGCCCCTGCTGTGGCATCTGGGTGCGCTGTCGATCTGCATCGGCGGCTACTGGTTCTGGTTCAAGATCCGCGTCGATGTCCGCTCCGAGGGTAACGAATGGCACAACGTGCATCAGTCCGACCTGTTCATTGTGTCGCTCTTGCTGATGGCGACCTTCGCGCTGATCTGGTCCTTGCTGCAGGGGGCGTCCGGCGCGACCTCCGTGCTGAGCATCATCGCATTCATCGTCTTCATCGCCGCGGCCACCTCGCTGTTCAGCACCATCCTCTGGTCGAAGTTTGCACACATGTTCTTCAAGCCCGCGGCTGCGTTCCAGAAGAAGGTGGCGGTTGCGGACGGCTCGCGTGACAAGCTGCCCGAGATTCCTGACCTGTCCAGCGCCGAGTGCAAAGAGCGCTATCCGGACATCCCGGAGTACATGGGTGCCAATCCGCCGAACATGGGGCTCGGCATCAAGCGCGAAGCACCGTCCCACTATTGA
- a CDS encoding ATP-binding protein, with product MTLAQRLSSLGFQLTAGFLGLVLLFTGAGLYAVGAFQRQLAYDALVEIAGRLELTAEQIHAQGMNYKQNAPRDYPTYYRDVRLYYRDLTTHVATFDQVVDAFMKGDFSHAVPTPLPWMMPRLGTGVTRAIRDLEQDWKTWRGALFEAMGEDTEEPRLEWAAEHIIADHAVLGDATATLTQALRDWTASEYRKVVQGALGVAVVAILVAVGLLMILRYRVLAPLRRTIAGFQRVADGDFGHRTPVEGSTEIRELTGSFNRLSVRLDLLHQLIRRLQQGSDLDELVGFLSREFRDLLGFDWIGVVFIDDARANARVETGWLDGAQQPNDRRLYRLQGTLLESALADAVPIHVADAVTRVRENPAYEFLAHLVALGMRDAIFLPLTAQTQTPVPAVAVFATRRPEGFDAARRRLLGNIAQLLTQAFGRTARFAEQGRLAAIGEFASGIAHELRTPLTTVTMALESLAGLALEERAQRRIALGCGEAERMRRLLEDMLLYAKPLSLDLHAIDVVAALADFVAGDADGDRRHPVRIASTPTAGHILADQDRLRQIFVNLTDNACQAAPEGTPVTWYIEEQASAHRILLRVHNGGEPIPAHLLARLTEPFFSTKTNGTGLGLAIVRRLVEQHGGEIRIASDPQTGTEVLLAFPALTAD from the coding sequence ATGACTCTCGCACAGCGCCTCTCCAGCCTCGGTTTTCAGCTCACCGCCGGTTTCCTCGGTCTGGTCCTGCTCTTTACCGGTGCGGGTCTCTACGCCGTTGGCGCCTTTCAACGCCAATTGGCCTACGACGCGCTGGTCGAGATCGCCGGGCGGCTCGAGCTCACCGCAGAGCAGATCCACGCCCAAGGGATGAACTACAAGCAGAATGCCCCGCGCGACTATCCCACCTACTACCGCGACGTCCGACTCTACTATCGCGATCTGACGACCCATGTCGCGACCTTTGACCAAGTCGTGGATGCCTTCATGAAGGGCGACTTCAGCCACGCGGTGCCGACCCCGCTGCCCTGGATGATGCCGCGCCTGGGCACCGGCGTCACGCGCGCCATTCGGGACCTGGAGCAGGACTGGAAGACCTGGCGCGGCGCACTCTTCGAGGCCATGGGCGAGGACACCGAGGAGCCGCGTCTGGAATGGGCAGCCGAGCACATCATCGCCGACCATGCCGTTCTCGGCGATGCCACCGCAACCTTGACACAAGCCTTGCGCGACTGGACCGCGAGTGAGTATCGCAAGGTGGTCCAGGGCGCACTCGGCGTGGCCGTCGTCGCGATCTTGGTCGCGGTGGGCCTGCTGATGATCCTGCGTTATCGCGTTCTCGCGCCGCTGCGGCGCACCATCGCCGGATTCCAACGCGTCGCCGACGGCGACTTCGGGCATCGCACGCCGGTGGAGGGCAGCACCGAAATCCGGGAGCTGACCGGCAGCTTCAATCGCCTGTCGGTCCGGCTCGATCTGCTGCATCAGCTCATTCGACGCCTGCAGCAAGGCAGCGATCTCGACGAGCTGGTGGGGTTCTTGAGCCGCGAGTTTCGGGACCTGCTCGGGTTCGACTGGATCGGCGTGGTCTTCATCGACGATGCCCGCGCCAACGCACGCGTCGAGACCGGCTGGCTCGACGGCGCGCAGCAACCGAACGATCGGCGGCTTTACCGCTTGCAGGGCACGCTGCTGGAGTCCGCGCTGGCTGACGCCGTGCCCATCCATGTCGCCGATGCCGTCACCCGCGTACGCGAGAATCCCGCCTACGAGTTTCTCGCTCACCTGGTCGCCCTCGGCATGCGCGACGCGATCTTCCTACCGCTCACCGCGCAGACGCAGACGCCGGTCCCGGCGGTGGCGGTCTTCGCGACCCGTCGCCCCGAGGGCTTCGATGCCGCCCGGCGACGTCTCCTGGGCAACATTGCACAGCTCCTGACCCAGGCGTTCGGGCGCACCGCCCGCTTCGCCGAGCAGGGCCGTCTTGCAGCCATCGGAGAGTTCGCCTCGGGCATCGCCCATGAGCTGCGTACCCCGCTCACGACGGTGACCATGGCGCTGGAGTCGCTCGCCGGACTCGCGCTGGAGGAGCGTGCGCAACGGCGCATCGCGCTGGGCTGCGGCGAGGCCGAGCGGATGCGGCGTCTGCTCGAAGACATGCTCCTCTACGCCAAACCGCTGAGTCTGGATCTCCACGCGATCGATGTCGTTGCGGCGCTCGCCGACTTCGTTGCGGGCGATGCGGACGGCGACCGACGACACCCCGTCCGTATCGCGTCGACACCGACAGCAGGACACATTCTCGCTGACCAGGATCGCCTGCGACAGATCTTCGTCAATCTGACCGACAACGCCTGTCAGGCCGCACCCGAGGGCACACCGGTCACCTGGTACATCGAGGAGCAGGCGTCGGCGCACCGCATCCTGCTGCGCGTGCACAACGGCGGCGAGCCGATCCCGGCGCACCTGCTCGCGCGTCTGACCGAGCCTTTCTTCAGCACCAAGACCAACGGAACCGGGCTGGGCCTCGCGATCGTGCGGCGTCTGGTCGAGCAGCACGGCGGTGAGATCCGCATCGCCTCCGATCCGCAGACGGGAACCGAGGTCCTGCTGGCCTTTCCGGCCTTGACGGCGGATTGA
- the aprA gene encoding adenylyl-sulfate reductase subunit alpha: MAYKTIVEDGIDVLVCGAGLGGTGAAFEARYWGKDKKIVVAEKANIDRSGAVAQGLYAINCYMGTRFGENNPEDHVRYARIDLMGMVREDLLFDMARHVDSTVHQFEEWGLPLMRNPKTGAYQREGRWQIMIHGESYKPIVAEAAKKSADQVFNRVCITHLLMDEAKENRVAGAVGFNVRTGNYHVFKSKTVVVAAGGASNIFKPRSVGEGAGRVWYAPWSSGSAYGLMITAGAKMTQMENRIVLARFKDGYGPVGAYFLHLKTYTQNGMGEEYESKWFPALQEMVGKRYLDVEASHLSHRPIPTCLRNHAFINEVNAGRGPIHMVTMEAFQDPHLEEIGWHNFLGMTVGQAVLWAATDVDPKYENPELTTSEPYVMGSHATGCGAWCSGPEDISPPDYFWGYNRMTTVEGLFGAGDAVGGTPHAFSSGSFTEGRLAAKAACKYIDDGKGEGIRVSDEQINRRKEEIYKPMEHYKVYRNEITAGSVNPHYINPRQGLDRLQKLMDEYCGGVTVSYMTNEKLLNIGLKKLKLLEEDLEKIAAENIHELLRAWELKHRHLTSEAVMHHTLFRKETRWPGYYYRGDVMKVDDENWHVLTVSRRDPETGEYTMEKAPLYHLIDDKPEAQAA; the protein is encoded by the coding sequence ATGGCTTACAAGACAATCGTTGAGGACGGCATCGACGTCCTGGTGTGCGGTGCAGGACTGGGCGGTACAGGTGCTGCCTTCGAGGCACGCTACTGGGGTAAAGACAAAAAGATCGTGGTTGCCGAGAAGGCGAACATCGATCGCTCCGGTGCTGTCGCCCAGGGTCTCTACGCCATCAACTGCTACATGGGCACCCGGTTCGGCGAGAATAACCCCGAAGACCATGTTCGCTACGCGCGCATCGACCTGATGGGCATGGTCCGTGAGGACCTCCTGTTCGATATGGCGCGCCACGTAGACTCGACCGTGCATCAGTTCGAGGAATGGGGCCTGCCGTTGATGCGCAACCCGAAGACGGGTGCGTATCAGCGCGAGGGGCGCTGGCAGATCATGATTCACGGCGAGTCCTACAAGCCGATCGTCGCCGAGGCTGCCAAGAAGTCCGCTGACCAGGTCTTCAACCGTGTCTGCATCACCCATCTGTTGATGGACGAAGCCAAGGAAAATCGCGTCGCCGGCGCCGTCGGGTTCAACGTGCGCACCGGCAACTACCACGTCTTCAAGTCCAAGACGGTGGTCGTCGCGGCAGGCGGTGCCTCCAACATCTTCAAGCCACGCTCCGTCGGTGAAGGTGCCGGCCGCGTTTGGTATGCACCCTGGTCGTCGGGCTCCGCTTATGGGCTGATGATCACTGCCGGCGCAAAAATGACCCAGATGGAGAACAGGATCGTTCTCGCCCGCTTCAAGGACGGCTACGGTCCGGTCGGTGCGTACTTCCTGCATCTGAAGACCTATACGCAGAACGGCATGGGTGAAGAGTACGAATCCAAGTGGTTCCCGGCCCTCCAGGAAATGGTTGGCAAGCGCTACCTGGACGTCGAAGCCTCGCACCTGTCGCATCGCCCGATCCCCACCTGTCTGCGGAATCACGCGTTCATCAACGAGGTGAACGCCGGTCGCGGTCCGATCCATATGGTGACCATGGAGGCCTTCCAGGATCCGCATCTCGAAGAGATCGGCTGGCACAACTTCCTGGGCATGACCGTTGGCCAGGCCGTGTTGTGGGCCGCGACGGATGTCGACCCGAAGTATGAGAATCCGGAGCTGACGACCTCCGAGCCCTACGTCATGGGTTCGCATGCCACCGGGTGTGGAGCCTGGTGCTCCGGTCCCGAAGACATCTCCCCACCGGATTATTTCTGGGGCTACAACCGCATGACCACCGTGGAAGGTCTGTTCGGTGCGGGTGACGCTGTCGGTGGTACACCGCACGCCTTCTCGTCCGGTTCCTTCACGGAAGGCCGGCTCGCGGCCAAGGCGGCCTGCAAGTATATCGACGACGGGAAGGGCGAGGGCATCCGCGTCTCCGACGAGCAGATCAATCGTCGCAAGGAAGAGATCTACAAGCCGATGGAGCACTACAAGGTCTATCGCAACGAGATCACCGCCGGCTCGGTCAACCCGCACTACATCAACCCGCGTCAGGGTCTGGACCGTCTGCAGAAGCTGATGGACGAGTATTGCGGTGGGGTCACGGTCAGCTACATGACCAACGAGAAGCTGCTGAATATCGGGCTGAAGAAGCTCAAGCTTCTGGAAGAGGACCTTGAAAAGATTGCCGCGGAGAACATCCACGAGCTGTTGCGGGCCTGGGAGCTGAAGCATCGTCACCTCACCTCCGAGGCGGTCATGCATCACACGCTGTTCCGCAAGGAAACCCGTTGGCCCGGTTACTACTATCGCGGTGACGTGATGAAGGTGGATGACGAGAACTGGCATGTGCTCACGGTCTCCCGCCGGGATCCCGAGACCGGCGAGTACACCATGGAGAAGGCGCCGTTGTACCACTTGATCGATGACAAGCCAGAGGCTCAGGCGGCCTAA
- the aprB gene encoding adenylyl-sulfate reductase subunit beta: MPTFVYMTRCDGCGQCVDICPSDIMHIDPVVRRAYNIEPNMCWECYSCVKACPHNAIDVRGYADFAPLGHSVRVQRDEEKGVIAWRIIFRNGEKDMNLLAPITTKPWGKHIPQLADVPSPSQDMRDSELLFNEPKYIRFDDGGLHTLEKAGLQLKVGVYE, translated from the coding sequence ATGCCAACCTTCGTCTATATGACGCGCTGTGACGGTTGCGGCCAATGTGTCGACATCTGCCCCTCGGATATCATGCACATCGATCCGGTGGTGCGCCGCGCTTACAACATCGAGCCCAACATGTGCTGGGAGTGCTACTCCTGCGTGAAGGCTTGTCCGCACAACGCCATCGACGTCCGCGGCTACGCGGATTTTGCCCCGCTCGGCCACTCGGTTCGGGTTCAACGCGACGAGGAAAAAGGTGTCATCGCCTGGCGGATCATCTTCCGCAACGGCGAAAAGGATATGAATCTCCTGGCCCCGATCACGACGAAGCCCTGGGGCAAGCACATTCCGCAGTTGGCAGACGTGCCGTCTCCCAGTCAGGACATGCGCGATAGCGAGCTTCTGTTCAATGAACCGAAGTACATCCGATTCGATGACGGTGGTCTGCACACGCTCGAAAAGGCCGGACTCCAACTGAAAGTAGGGGTGTACGAATAA